A window of the candidate division KSB1 bacterium genome harbors these coding sequences:
- the fliJ gene encoding flagellar export protein FliJ codes for MKAFRFSLQRVLDARKHKEDLRKRQLAAAKEAELEERERLSSLEQQSQEVRSELGCHVGRVVRASEMAMYYTYSQQLERHIAQQQQAVTQAALKVQERREELLASSKEKKALEKLKEKAKDRHTVEAGREEQAHLDEAAARLYARRVSVS; via the coding sequence ATGAAGGCCTTTCGCTTTTCCCTGCAGAGGGTGTTGGACGCACGCAAGCACAAGGAAGACCTGCGCAAGCGGCAGCTGGCTGCCGCTAAGGAGGCGGAGCTCGAAGAGCGTGAACGGCTGTCCTCGCTGGAACAACAGAGCCAGGAAGTACGCAGCGAACTGGGCTGTCACGTGGGGCGAGTGGTGAGGGCCTCAGAGATGGCCATGTACTACACTTACTCACAGCAGCTGGAGAGGCACATTGCCCAGCAGCAGCAGGCTGTGACCCAGGCGGCCCTGAAAGTGCAAGAAAGGCGAGAAGAGTTATTGGCCTCCTCCAAGGAAAAGAAGGCATTGGAAAAGCTCAAGGAGAAAGCGAAGGACCGCCACACGGTGGAGGCAGGTCGGGAAGAACAGGCGCACCTCGATGAGGCTGCTGCGCGCCTGTACGCAAGAAGGGTCTCCGTATCATGA